The window CCGGCGCCGGCACCGGTGTCGGACGTGCAGCATCGCTCGCTTTGATGGACAAGGGCTATACCGTGGTGCTCGCCGGGCGCCGCATCGAGATGCTGGAAGAGACCGCCAAGCTCGGTCCGGCCGGCAAGAGCCTGTGCGTGTCGGCCGACATGGCCAACCCGGCCGCGATCGCAGCGCTGTTCGACAAGGTGAAGGCGACCTATGGCCGGCTCGACGTTCTCTTCAACAATGCCGGCATGGGCGCGCCGCCGGTGAATTTCGAGGATCTGCCGCTCGAGCAGTGGCAGGCCGTGGTCAACACCAACCTCACCGCGCCGTTCCTGTGCACCCAGCACGCCTTCCGCATCATGAAGGACCAGACGCCGCGCGGCGGCCGCATCATCAACAACGGCTCGATCTCGGCGCACGCGCCGCGGCCGTTCTCGGCGGCCTACACCTCGACCAAGCACGCCATCACCGGCCTGACAAAAGCCTCCAACCTCGACGGCCGCATGTATGACATCGCGGTCGGCCAGGTCGATATCGGCAACGCCGCGACCCCGATGACCGATCGCATGGTCAACGGCCCCGGCGTGCTGCAGCCGGACGGCACCACCAAGCACGAGCCGCGCATGGACGCGAAGGCGGTCGGCGACGCCGTCGCCTACATGGCCGGCTTGCCGCTCGACGCCAACGTGCTGTTCATGACGGTCATGGCGACCAAGATGCCGTTCGTGGGCCGGGGCTAATCTTCTCCTTCTCCCTGCTCGCGGCAGGACTGTCACGTCGTCATGGCCGGGCATAGCCGTCCGAAGGACGGCGTCGCTTCCGCTCCGCCTATGTCCCGGCCATGCCGTTCCAAGGCCCACTGCCAAATATTGAAAACAACCCCGTGCAAAGTAGCCGGCAGCTGCCGGCGTTCGACACGGCAACTTGACACGTCGGGCAAATCAGCGGTATTTTTCCATTATTCCGAAATTTGTAAACCCCTCGCCCGAAGCGAACACCAAGGCGGGTCCGCGGCGCCGTTGCCGGCATACCGCTCGACGCGAACGAGCTGTTGGGGCTTGCGCTCGGTCTGCTCCCTCGCCCCGCTCTTGCGGGGAGAGGGTTGGGGTGAGGGGCTCTCTCCGCGAGCAAGCCGCGCGCTGAGACCTGTACCCCCTCACCCGGATCGCATTCCGCTTCGCTGCATGCGATCCGACCTCGCCCCGCGTGCGGCTATCGCATTCACACATCTGGGTTGCGATTAGCGGTAAAGCGGGATTCTCTATCGGTAGGCAAGCCGGTGGAGGTTTTGATGGCCGGGGTGGCATATGGACTGGGACGATTTGGCGATCGTCGCCTGGAAAAAGGGGGGCGCGGCTGCATGCGGCGCTGGTGGCCCGGCCTGGCTCGTGCATCCGCCGCCTCGGTGAGGACCGTGCGGGCGAGATGCAGTTTCGCCGGCTTCTTCACAATCCGTCGGTGACGGCCGCAGAGATGTCACGGCATGCCGGAGACCTCACCGGGCAGCGAGCGGCTGGTCGGCATGTTGTTGTCGCACAGGACACGTCGGAATTGATCTTGGGCGGCCGGCGGTCGCGACAATGCTACGGACCGGTCGCCAAAGGCAATGCCGCGGGTTTGTTGCTGCATGTGGCACTGGCGGTAGAGGCCGAGACGCAAGGGTTGCTCGGTCTGGTCTCGATGCAGGTCTGGAACCGTAACCGAGAGGAGTTGGCACCACGGCGCAAGCGGGCGACGGCGGCTAAGGAATCGCAACGATGGATCGAGAGCAGCGAACGGGCGGGTGAGGTACTGGCTGCGGCGGCCAGCGTCACGATGGTATCGGACCGCGAAAGCGACTTTTACGAACTGTTCGTGAAGCGTCCGCAAAACGTCGAATTGGTTGTGAGGGCCTGCCAGAATCGGCGGATCGAGGGGTCCGAAGAAGACCCGGATTTGCTGTTCACCTTCATCGACGCCCAGGCCGAACAAGGGCGCGTTGCCATGACGGTCCCCGCCGCACCAGGACGGCGCGCGCGCGATACCGAGTTCGCAGTGCGCTTCGCGCCGGTGGCCGTATGCCGGCCGCTCCATGGAGCCGATCCGACGTTGCCCGAGACGGTTCACCTGACGCTGGTCGATGTCCGCGAGGTATCGGAGCCGAAAGACGGTAGCGCACCTGTGCATTGGCGGCTTTTGACTACCCACGCTGTCGCTACATTGAACGACGCGCGTCAAGTGGTCGGCTTCTACCGGACGCGTTGGGTGATCGAGGAGTTCTTCCGTACGCTCAAGACGGCAGGCTTCGATATAGAGGAAGCCGATATCGGCGACCCGCAGGCCATGATCAACTTCGTCGCTGCTGCAGCCGTTGCGGCCATCACCATCAAGCAACTCGTCCAGGCCCGCGACGGCAACACGGATCAGCTCCTGAGCGATGCCTTCGAGCCGGACGACCAACCCATCCTCGAAGCCGTCTCCGCCCGGCTCGAAGGCAAGACCGAGCGGCAACGCAATCCGCACCCGAAGGGATCCCTGGCCTTTGTCGCTTGGGTCATCGCACGCCTCGGCGGCTGGACCGGCTACTACGGCAAGCCGGGTCCCAAAGTCATCCGCATCGGCCTTGCCAAGTTCCACGCCATCAAATACGGCGCCAATCTAAGGCTTCAGAATGTGTGAATCTGATAGCCGCACGCGGGGCGAGGTAAGTGACGCGCTCCTACTCCAGCTTCTCGACATCCCGCAGCGTCGGGAACAACTTCATCCAGAGCAGCGCGACCGCGACCGTAGCGACGCCGCCGAGCACGGCCGACGGCACGGCACCGAGCAGCGCCGCGGTGACGCCGCTCTCGAACTGGCCGAGCTGGTTGGACGCGTTGATGAACAGGAAGTTCACCGCGCCGACGCGGCCGCGCATCTCGTCGGGGGTGGCAAGCTGCACCAGCGAGAAACGGATCACGACGCTGATCGTGTCCGCAGCGCCGAGCACCGCGAGCGCCAGCGCCGACAGCCACATCCATTGCGACAGCGCGAACACCACCGTCGCGACGCCGAACACGATCACCGCCTGGAACATGCGCATGCCGACGCGGCGGTTGATGGTGTGCCGCGCCAGCAGCATGGTCATCAGTAGCGCGCCGACCGCGGGCGCGGCGCGCAGGATGCCGAGGCCGAGCGGGCCGGTTTGCAGGATGTCGCGCGCATAGATCGGCAGCAGCGCGGTGACGCCGCCGAACAGCACCGCAAACAAATCGAGCGAGATGGTGCCGAGGATCGCCGGATTGCTGCGAACGAAGGTGACGCCGGCATACAGGTCATCCGACACCTCGCCGTTCTTCGCCGGCGCCGTTTGCAGCCGGCCGATACCGCCGGTCAGGATCATACCGAGCAGCCAGAACACGGTCATCGCGGCGTAGGCCAGGCTCGGCATCGCCGCGTAGGCCAGGCCGCCAAGCGCAGGCCCGGTGATCGTCGCGACCTGCGCCGCACCGCTCGAGATTGCGGTCGCCCGCTGCAGCGAACCTTGCGGAGCAATCAGGGGCAGCAGCGCGGCGGTCGCCGGACTCTCGAACGCGCCGGCAATCCCCAGCACGAAGGTCGCGGCAAAAATCTGCAACTCCGAGATGGTACCGGCAAAGGTGCTGACCGCGAGGAACAACGCGGTCAGCACTTCCGCAAGCTGGCAGAGTTGCACCACACGCCGACGCTCGAACCGGTCGGCGGCATGACCCGCGATAAACACCAGCAGCGCCGTCGGCAGGAACTGGACCAGCCCCACCATGCCCAGGGCAAACGCACTGCCGGTCAAATCGTAGATCTGCCAGCCGATCGCCACCGCCGCGATCTGATTGGAGAAACGCGACAGGCTGCGCGACGACAGGAAGAACAGGAAAGATCTGTGACCGAGCAGATCGCGGGCGCCGGCCGGTGTGGCGGAGGACATGCGAGATGGCGTGGCTGAGGGCCTACAACTTGTCAATGGATTCGGGATCAACGCGCAACAGCATTGCGCCGCGCGAGACCCCTGCCCATAATCGCCCGAGGGTTCTTGGGGGCGTGATGCTGCAGTTGCAATCGGCGTTCGGCGTGGTGGCGTTGCTCGTGATCGCCTGGGCGTTGAGCGAGAATCGCCTGAAGGTGTCGCTGCGACAGGCGACGATCGGGCTCGTCGTCACCGTCGTGACTGCGCTGGTGCTGATCAAGGTGCCGCTGGTGACGCAGGCCTTCGGCGCGATCAACGATGCCGTCGGCACCATCGCGGCGGCGACGCGCGCCGGCACCGCCTTCGTGTTCGGTTATGTCGGCGGCGGTCCGGCGCCGTTCGATCCCAAGGCGCCGGGCTCGGATTTCATCCTCGCCTTCCAGGCGCTGCCGATCGTGCTTGTCATGAGCGTGCTGACGACGCTGTTGTTCTATTGGCGCGTGCTGCCGCCTGTTGTGCGCGGCATGGCCTGGATCCTGGAACGCACGCTCGGCGTCGGCGGCGCGGTCGGGCTTTCCACCGCCGCCAACATCTTCCTCGGCATGGTGGAAGCGCCGCTGTTCATCCGCCCCTATCTGGCGCAGCTCACCCGCAGCGAATTGTTTCTGGTGATGACCGGCGGCATGGCCGGGATCGCCGGCACCGTGCTGGTGCTCTACGCAACGCTGCTCGCGCCGCTGATCCCGGATGCTGCCGCGCATTTCGTCATCGCCTCGGTGCTCGGCGCGCCGGCCGCGATTCTGGTCAGCCTGATCATGGTGCCGGAAACGTCGGACCAGCGCACCGGCGGGTCGCTCGACGATCCCGATGTTCAGGTGTCATCGACAATGGACGCCATCGTGAAGGGCACCGCCGGCGGCCTCGAGCTGCTGATGAACATCATCGCGATGCTCTTGGTGCTGGTCGCGCTGGTCTATCTGGCGAATGCAATCATCGGCCTGCTGCCGGAAATCGGCGGCGCGAAGATTTCGCTGCAACGGCTGCTCGGTTACGTCATGGCGCCGGTGTGCTGGCTGATGGGCCTGCCGTGGCCGCAGGCGATCACGGCGGGAAGCCTGATGGGCACCAAGACCGTGCTGAACGAGCTGATCGCCTATGTCGACCTGTCGAAGCTCGGGCCCGACGCGCTCGATCCGCGCTCGCAGCTGATCATGCTCTACGCGATGTGCGGTTTTGCCAACTTCGCGAGTCTCGGCATCATGATCGGCGGCCTCGGCATCATGGCGCCCGAACGGCGCGACGAGATCAACGCGCTCGGGCTGAAGTCGGTCGTCTCGGGTACGCTGACGACCTGCCTGATGGGCGCGATCGTGGGGATGATGACAGCGCCGTAGCCCGGATGAAGCGCAGCGCAATCCGGGGCCGTCCGACTGCGGGCACGAGCCCCGGATTTCGCTGCGCTCCATCCGGGCTACAAGATCTCACCCAGCTCGTCATGCCCGGGCTTGACCCGGGCATCCATCGATTAGCGAAGACACTTGCGAAGCTGGATGGATGGCCGGGTCAAGCCCGGCCATGACGCAGCGAGGCTTACGCCTTCAACTCCACCGTCTTGAACTCGGCCGGCAGGATCACCTCCAGCAGCTCGACGTCGTCGGAGTAGTCCAGGATCATATGCCGGATGCGCGGCGGCTGGGTCCAGGCGCTGCCCTCTTTCATCAGCGTCTCGCCCTCGCCTTCCATGTAGGTCTTCACCCAGCCCTTGAGCACATAGACCATCTGGAATTCGACGTCGTGGAAGTGCAGCTTCGAGACCTCGTCCGGATTGCACGGTCCCTGCAGCCGGATGACATGCGCCTGCGCGAGGCCATGGGATGCTGCGGCAATGCCGAGGTCGCGGTACTTGGCGTAGGCGCGCAGGCCGTCGGCCTTGAAATCCTCTTCGCGGTGATGGCTGATGGCAACGCGCTGCTTCGGCCGCGCCTTGGTTGCTGTCTTGGTTGCCGTCTTCGGCACGCTCTTCTTGGCCGCGGTGACGCGGCCCTTCGACTTGATGGCCTTGCGCGCGGACGATTTCGCGGACGATTTCTTGGCGCCGGCGCCAAGCCCCGACCATTTCTTCTTCACCGCGGTCTTGGCTGCGGATCTCGATGCCGTCTTCTTGGCCATTGTTCGCCTCCCGTCTTTTTGTGACGGGCGAAGGCTAACACAAGTCGCGCCGCGCGAGGTGGGCAAAGGCGCAGAGCGCGCGCCTTGCCCCCGTGCGGATCAATGCAGCCGGAACACGCCGTCGACGGCGCGCAGTTCGGCCGGCTTGACCAGCTTGGAATGCGCCACCGTCACCGAGAACAGCGGGCCCTCGAGCTTCTCCTGCCAGAAGGCGAGGAAATCCCGCAGCGCCGGAAATCTCGGAAACAGGTCGTAGTTCTGCCAGACATAAGTTTGCAGCAACGAGGGATGGTCCGGCATCCGA of the Bradyrhizobium quebecense genome contains:
- a CDS encoding IS4 family transposase, which translates into the protein MARPGSCIRRLGEDRAGEMQFRRLLHNPSVTAAEMSRHAGDLTGQRAAGRHVVVAQDTSELILGGRRSRQCYGPVAKGNAAGLLLHVALAVEAETQGLLGLVSMQVWNRNREELAPRRKRATAAKESQRWIESSERAGEVLAAAASVTMVSDRESDFYELFVKRPQNVELVVRACQNRRIEGSEEDPDLLFTFIDAQAEQGRVAMTVPAAPGRRARDTEFAVRFAPVAVCRPLHGADPTLPETVHLTLVDVREVSEPKDGSAPVHWRLLTTHAVATLNDARQVVGFYRTRWVIEEFFRTLKTAGFDIEEADIGDPQAMINFVAAAAVAAITIKQLVQARDGNTDQLLSDAFEPDDQPILEAVSARLEGKTERQRNPHPKGSLAFVAWVIARLGGWTGYYGKPGPKVIRIGLAKFHAIKYGANLRLQNV
- a CDS encoding MFS transporter, producing the protein MSSATPAGARDLLGHRSFLFFLSSRSLSRFSNQIAAVAIGWQIYDLTGSAFALGMVGLVQFLPTALLVFIAGHAADRFERRRVVQLCQLAEVLTALFLAVSTFAGTISELQIFAATFVLGIAGAFESPATAALLPLIAPQGSLQRATAISSGAAQVATITGPALGGLAYAAMPSLAYAAMTVFWLLGMILTGGIGRLQTAPAKNGEVSDDLYAGVTFVRSNPAILGTISLDLFAVLFGGVTALLPIYARDILQTGPLGLGILRAAPAVGALLMTMLLARHTINRRVGMRMFQAVIVFGVATVVFALSQWMWLSALALAVLGAADTISVVIRFSLVQLATPDEMRGRVGAVNFLFINASNQLGQFESGVTAALLGAVPSAVLGGVATVAVALLWMKLFPTLRDVEKLE
- a CDS encoding usg protein: MVSRVGGVVSDDFRKQLLGYGLTTAQILYRMPDHPSLLQTYVWQNYDLFPRFPALRDFLAFWQEKLEGPLFSVTVAHSKLVKPAELRAVDGVFRLH
- a CDS encoding cupin domain-containing protein, with product MAKKTASRSAAKTAVKKKWSGLGAGAKKSSAKSSARKAIKSKGRVTAAKKSVPKTATKTATKARPKQRVAISHHREEDFKADGLRAYAKYRDLGIAAASHGLAQAHVIRLQGPCNPDEVSKLHFHDVEFQMVYVLKGWVKTYMEGEGETLMKEGSAWTQPPRIRHMILDYSDDVELLEVILPAEFKTVELKA
- a CDS encoding SDR family oxidoreductase; its protein translation is MTEATSKIALVTGAGTGVGRAASLALMDKGYTVVLAGRRIEMLEETAKLGPAGKSLCVSADMANPAAIAALFDKVKATYGRLDVLFNNAGMGAPPVNFEDLPLEQWQAVVNTNLTAPFLCTQHAFRIMKDQTPRGGRIINNGSISAHAPRPFSAAYTSTKHAITGLTKASNLDGRMYDIAVGQVDIGNAATPMTDRMVNGPGVLQPDGTTKHEPRMDAKAVGDAVAYMAGLPLDANVLFMTVMATKMPFVGRG
- a CDS encoding NupC/NupG family nucleoside CNT transporter, with protein sequence MLQLQSAFGVVALLVIAWALSENRLKVSLRQATIGLVVTVVTALVLIKVPLVTQAFGAINDAVGTIAAATRAGTAFVFGYVGGGPAPFDPKAPGSDFILAFQALPIVLVMSVLTTLLFYWRVLPPVVRGMAWILERTLGVGGAVGLSTAANIFLGMVEAPLFIRPYLAQLTRSELFLVMTGGMAGIAGTVLVLYATLLAPLIPDAAAHFVIASVLGAPAAILVSLIMVPETSDQRTGGSLDDPDVQVSSTMDAIVKGTAGGLELLMNIIAMLLVLVALVYLANAIIGLLPEIGGAKISLQRLLGYVMAPVCWLMGLPWPQAITAGSLMGTKTVLNELIAYVDLSKLGPDALDPRSQLIMLYAMCGFANFASLGIMIGGLGIMAPERRDEINALGLKSVVSGTLTTCLMGAIVGMMTAP